The DNA region GACGGCACGGTGGACGCGGTGTACGTGAAGGGCGCGCTGGCCGTGGAGGCGGCCCGGCGGATCGGTGCGGAGGTGGCCGTCGAGCTGGACGCGGCCCCGGACCGCCGGGCCCGGGTCAACAACGGCACGCCCCGGCCGATCACCGTCCACCAGAGCCTGCTCGACGAGCATCCGGAGCTGGTCGCCCGGTTCCTCGCGGTGCTGCTGGAGGCGGCCGACTGGGCCGCCGAGCACCCCGTCGAGGTGACCCGCATCCTCCAGGCGGAGACCGGCGCGGGGGAGGAGGGCGTCGCCGGGGCCTACGCGCCCGGCAGCCACCGCACGCTGCACCTGGACCTCTCCGAGGAGCGGCTCGGCCTGCTGGAGCAGCAGGAACGGTTCCTCCACCGGCACGGGTTCCTGGAGGCCCCCGTGGACGTCCGCGGCTGGGCCGACCCCGGACCGCTCCGCGCCGCCCGCGCCCTGCTCGCCGCCCGCCGCGAAGCGGGGGAGGCCGGACGGCAGCGGACGACCGAGGGCTGACCGGCCCTCCGTCCCTCTTTCCCCCCGGGCCGGCCGCCCGCGCCCGCCTCCGTCATCTCTTCCCCTCGCCCCGTCGCAGCCCCCGCCGGTACCCCCCTCCGAACGCCCGTCAGCCCCGCTCTCCTCAGGAGTCGACCCCCGTGAACCCCTCCCGCCTCGCGCTCGCCGCCACCGCACTGCTCGCCACCACCGCCCTGGCCGCCTGCGGCTCGTCCGCCGACGGGGCCAAGGCCTCCGCCGACGGCGGGGGCAGGTCCGAGGTGGTGCTCCGTGTCCCGGACCCCGGCAACAACGGCTTCCTCGCCCTCGGGAAGAAGGACGGCTCGCTGGAGAAGGCCCTCGCCGCCGTCCACACCAAGGTCGCCTGGACGGGGAGCGCCGGCCCGTTCGCCCCCGCGGCCCAGGCGCTCTCGGCCGACCAGCTCGACGTCGCCCAGGGATCGATCACCTCCGCCGTCGCCGCGCTCGCCCAGAAGCCGGGCTTCAAGCTGTTCGCGCAGACCGCCCCGGACGGGGTCGGCGAGGGCATCCTGGTGAAGAACGACTCCCCGATCAAGACCGTGCAGGACCTGGTGGGGAAGAAGGTCGCGGTCAGCCAGGGCGGCACCAGCGAGTACCTCCTGCTGAAGGCGCTGGAGAAGAACGGCGTCCCGGCCGACAAGGTCGAGCGGGTGTACCTGCGCGCCGACCAGACCTCGGGCGTCTTCAACTCCGGCCAGGTGGACGCCTGGGCCACCTGGAACACCTTCTCCACCCCGTCGATCGCCAACTCCGGTTCGCACTTCCTGGCCAGCGGCAAGGAGGTCGGATCCGACAACTACGCGGTCTGGGCCGTCCGCAACGGCTTCGCCGAGAAGCACCCCGAGGTCGTCAAGGCCTTCTACACCTACCTGCACGAGAACGGCCTCAAGGAGAAGGCCGACCCGGCCGCCTACCTCAACGTCTTCACCGACTCCGGCCCGACCGCCGTCACGCCCGCGGAGAAGGAGGTCGCGGTCAACGTCACCAGGCAGGGTGCCACCGCCG from Kitasatospora sp. NBC_00458 includes:
- a CDS encoding ABC transporter substrate-binding protein, with the translated sequence MNPSRLALAATALLATTALAACGSSADGAKASADGGGRSEVVLRVPDPGNNGFLALGKKDGSLEKALAAVHTKVAWTGSAGPFAPAAQALSADQLDVAQGSITSAVAALAQKPGFKLFAQTAPDGVGEGILVKNDSPIKTVQDLVGKKVAVSQGGTSEYLLLKALEKNGVPADKVERVYLRADQTSGVFNSGQVDAWATWNTFSTPSIANSGSHFLASGKEVGSDNYAVWAVRNGFAEKHPEVVKAFYTYLHENGLKEKADPAAYLNVFTDSGPTAVTPAEKEVAVNVTRQGATADVIGEADITRFGTVAAFFADQKVTKQLVDVKPYLIDVSKLADGAK